A genomic window from Papaver somniferum cultivar HN1 unplaced genomic scaffold, ASM357369v1 unplaced-scaffold_15, whole genome shotgun sequence includes:
- the LOC113335751 gene encoding short-chain dehydrogenase TIC 32, chloroplastic-like encodes MWFFSRKGSQSGFSAYNTAEEVTHGIDASGLTAIVTGSSNGIGAETARVLAMRGVQVVIAVRNTSAGMAVKETLVKETPSAKVYVLELDLSSMASVRKFVSEFKALSLPLNILINNAGAICPYKLSPDNIELQFATNCLGHFLLTDLLLETMKWTASRGNIEGKIINVSSEGYKLAYREGIRFDKLNDESWYNRFGAYGQSKLANILHANELSRRLKEDGMEITANSLHPGAIVTNLWHNSSTVSGWLTKAFGSTVEKLLVKNVKQGASTTCYAALHPNVKGVSGKYFVDNNISVPNAQATDTELAKKLWDFSMTLIHQGRKHRLTKPGRSPPLLLVKPYQVKILPLSKI; translated from the exons ATGTGgttttttagcagaaagggaagTCAATCTGGGTTCTCAGCATATAATACAGCTGAAGAAGTAACACATGGAATTGATGCCTCTGGTCTTACTGCCATTGTTACTG GATCATCAAATGGTATTGGCGCTGAGACTGCGCGTGTACTTGCGATGCGCGGAGTTCAAGTAGTCATTGCAGTGAGGAATACGTCTGCAGGTATGGCTGTAAAAGAAACACTAGTAAAGGAAACACCTTCTGCCAAAGTATATGTATTGGAGTTAGATCTTAGTTCCATGGCATCAGTGAGAAAATTTGTTTCCGAATTCAAGGCCTTGAGTCTTCCACTGAACATACTTAT TAATAATGCAGGCGCTATATGTCCCTACAAGCTTTCCCCTGACAACATAgagcttcagtttgcaacaaattGTTTAG GTCATTTTCTTTTGACTGATCTTTTGTTGGAGACTATGAAATGGACTGCATCTCGAGGTAACATAGAAGGAAAAATTATCAATGTTTCTTCTGAAGGTTACAAGTTGGCATACAGAGAAGGGATCCGCTTCGATAAACTTAACGATGAATCATG GTACAATAGGTTTGGGGCATATGGGCAATCAAAACTTGCAAATATATTGCATGCTAATGAGCTCAGTAGACGCCTAAAG GAAGATGGGATGGAAATAACTGCAAATTCACTTCATCCAGGAGCAATTGTGACAAATCTTTGGCATAATAGCAGCACCGTTTCTG GTTGGTTAACTAAAGCTTTCGGGTCTACTGTAGAAAAACTTTTGGTGAAAAATGTTAAGCAG GGAGCATCAACGACATGCTATGCTGCATTACATCCAAACGTCAAAGGTGTAAGTGGAAAGTATTTTGTGGACAACAACATTTCAGTACCAAACGCACAAGCTACAGATACTGAATTAGCCAAGAAACTATGGGATTTCAGCATGACATTGATCCACCAGGGGCGGAAGCACAGGTTGACAAAACCTGGCCGTAGTCCCCCCCTTCTTCTTGTAAAACCTTACCAAGTTAAGATTTTACCCTTATCCAAAATATAA